A part of Vibrio sp. B1FLJ16 genomic DNA contains:
- a CDS encoding YIP1 family protein yields the protein MNPSSNPLVMLLDIFRAPTSCFLALYQRGSWGWQPFIVLMISPFLFWGAYFSNVDFSWLSEQLTAQFQQIDPDQAALLEPNTLMAGAIINDVVNRFATLLLLALWFLLATKASKQQYGYWKWFAASCAVLFPAVLGDIASYASLLLKHGQVMTYAADLNSLNGLLKLPLTNEWCHFASSLPLLLPWYIVLGYGVVLTWTEFERGQALVSASLPWIVFYVVWALYIIVS from the coding sequence ATGAATCCATCAAGCAATCCGCTTGTAATGCTGTTGGACATTTTTCGTGCACCAACATCATGTTTTCTTGCGCTATATCAACGTGGTAGTTGGGGGTGGCAACCTTTCATCGTATTGATGATCAGTCCGTTCCTGTTTTGGGGTGCATACTTCTCCAATGTCGACTTCTCTTGGCTTAGTGAGCAACTGACTGCTCAGTTCCAGCAAATCGATCCTGATCAAGCCGCACTGTTGGAGCCAAACACCTTAATGGCAGGTGCGATCATCAACGATGTAGTCAACCGCTTTGCCACACTACTGCTGTTAGCGCTTTGGTTTTTACTTGCAACGAAAGCAAGCAAACAACAGTACGGCTACTGGAAATGGTTTGCAGCGTCGTGTGCTGTTCTGTTCCCAGCTGTTCTTGGGGATATTGCAAGTTATGCAAGTTTGTTACTCAAACATGGTCAAGTGATGACATACGCGGCCGATCTCAACAGCCTTAATGGTCTGCTGAAATTGCCGCTCACCAATGAGTGGTGTCACTTTGCCAGCTCACTACCTCTGCTGCTGCCATGGTACATCGTTTTAGGTTACGGCGTCGTTCTGACCTGGACTGAGTTTGAACGCGGGCAGGCTCTGGTGAGTGCAAGCCTGCCATGGATCGTATTCTACGTAGTCTGGGCGCTTTACATTATCGTGAGTTGA
- a CDS encoding endonuclease/exonuclease/phosphatase family protein — translation MLKRIVLAIVFFFMAVVLGFQLIFTVPEQPQIITQAGEEISEDIQCIAFNNSQFLDDNGQLNVLVWNIYKQGKENWQTALERLSADRQLLLLQEASMTESFKQWLVDGSWISNQVSAFKALGSGAGVINIAQKLPEKACAYTSTEPWLRLPKSALYSQYRLSNGDTLAVVNIHAINFTVGTDEYSSQISALETLLKQHSGPIVFAGDFNSWNEYRLDAMKQALQKANLQEVKFTPDHRTQFITGQRLDHVFYRGLVIKNAKAPQSDASDHNPLLVSFVLED, via the coding sequence ATGCTTAAACGTATTGTCCTGGCAATAGTCTTTTTTTTCATGGCCGTGGTACTCGGCTTTCAACTCATCTTCACTGTTCCGGAGCAACCACAGATTATCACGCAGGCTGGTGAAGAGATTAGCGAGGATATTCAGTGTATTGCGTTTAATAACTCACAATTCTTAGATGACAATGGTCAGCTCAATGTTTTAGTCTGGAATATATATAAACAAGGGAAAGAAAACTGGCAAACTGCGCTTGAACGACTGTCAGCAGACAGGCAATTGTTACTGCTGCAAGAGGCAAGCATGACAGAGTCATTTAAGCAGTGGCTGGTGGATGGCAGCTGGATAAGCAACCAAGTAAGTGCATTTAAAGCGTTGGGAAGCGGGGCTGGGGTCATTAATATTGCGCAAAAATTGCCGGAAAAAGCCTGTGCTTACACGTCGACTGAACCCTGGTTGCGTTTACCAAAATCCGCACTGTACAGCCAGTATCGCCTGAGTAACGGAGATACGCTTGCGGTGGTCAACATACATGCGATTAATTTCACGGTCGGAACAGATGAATACAGCTCCCAGATCTCCGCACTTGAGACATTACTAAAGCAACATTCAGGGCCGATTGTATTCGCGGGTGATTTTAACAGTTGGAATGAATACCGCTTGGATGCAATGAAGCAAGCTTTACAAAAAGCTAACCTACAAGAAGTGAAATTTACACCGGACCATAGAACCCAATTCATTACCGGACAACGACTCGACCATGTGTTCTATCGTGGGCTAGTCATTAAAAACGCGAAAGCGCCGCAGAGCGACGCTTCCGATCATAATCCATTACTTGTTTCGTTTGTCCTAGAAGACTAA
- the glnB gene encoding nitrogen regulatory protein P-II — MKKIEAIIKPFKLDDVREALAEVGITGMTVSEVKGFGRQKGHTELYRGAEYMVDFLPKVKLEIVVTEDVADKCVETIIETAQTGKIGDGKIFVTDVERVIRIRTGEEDEEAI, encoded by the coding sequence ATGAAGAAGATTGAAGCGATTATCAAGCCATTTAAACTGGACGATGTTCGAGAAGCGTTAGCTGAAGTAGGCATCACAGGGATGACCGTTTCTGAGGTCAAAGGTTTTGGTCGTCAGAAAGGTCACACTGAGCTGTACCGCGGTGCAGAATATATGGTCGATTTTCTGCCTAAGGTGAAATTAGAAATTGTCGTCACGGAAGATGTGGCTGATAAGTGTGTTGAAACCATTATTGAGACCGCGCAAACAGGTAAAATTGGTGACGGTAAGATTTTCGTAACTGATGTCGAGCGCGTTATCCGTATTCGTACCGGTGAAGAAGACGAAGAAGCGATCTAA
- a CDS encoding cytochrome c, giving the protein MKKVMMGAVMALTMLSGQALATGDVAAGQAKSAVCAACHGADGIAAIPGYPNLKGQNAQYIMSSIKAYKNKERNGGLAAVMQAQASLLSDDDIANLAAYYSSL; this is encoded by the coding sequence ATGAAAAAAGTAATGATGGGTGCTGTTATGGCGCTAACCATGTTGTCAGGGCAAGCGTTGGCGACAGGTGATGTTGCTGCCGGACAGGCTAAATCGGCAGTGTGTGCTGCGTGTCATGGTGCTGATGGTATTGCTGCTATTCCTGGATACCCGAATCTGAAAGGGCAGAATGCACAGTACATCATGAGCTCAATCAAAGCGTACAAGAACAAAGAGCGTAATGGTGGTCTCGCAGCAGTAATGCAGGCACAAGCATCACTGCTTTCTGATGATGATATTGCTAACTTAGCAGCGTACTATTCCAGCTTATAG
- the accA gene encoding acetyl-CoA carboxylase carboxyl transferase subunit alpha codes for MSLNFLEFEKPIAELEAKIEALRDVSRHGGDAAVDLDKEIEQLEKKSLELKKKTFSNLGAWETAQLARHPLRPYTLDYVQHVFEEFDELAGDRAFADDKAIVGGIARLEGRPVMIIGHQKGRETKEKVRRNFGMPKPEGYRKALRLMEMAERFNMPIITFIDTAGAYPGVGAEERGQSEAIAKNLKVMSGLKVPVICNVVGEGGSGGALAIGVGDYVNMLQYSTYSVISPEGCASILWRDSDKAPQAAEAMGLTAPRLKELELIDEIIEEPLGGAHRNHVQMAENMKATLLRQLEELVHLDKEALRERRYQRLMSYGYC; via the coding sequence ATGAGCCTAAACTTTCTTGAATTTGAAAAGCCAATTGCAGAACTAGAAGCAAAAATTGAAGCCCTGCGCGATGTATCTCGCCACGGTGGTGATGCTGCGGTTGACCTAGATAAAGAAATCGAACAGCTAGAGAAAAAGAGCCTGGAACTGAAGAAAAAAACCTTTAGTAACTTAGGTGCGTGGGAAACTGCTCAGCTGGCTCGTCACCCATTACGTCCGTATACACTGGATTACGTTCAGCATGTATTTGAAGAGTTTGATGAACTTGCAGGTGACCGTGCGTTCGCGGACGACAAAGCTATTGTGGGTGGTATCGCTCGCCTGGAAGGCCGGCCTGTAATGATCATCGGTCACCAGAAAGGTCGTGAAACCAAAGAGAAAGTGAGACGTAACTTTGGTATGCCAAAACCTGAAGGTTACCGTAAAGCGCTTCGCCTGATGGAAATGGCTGAGCGCTTTAACATGCCAATCATCACCTTTATCGACACTGCTGGTGCTTATCCTGGTGTTGGTGCGGAAGAACGCGGCCAGTCTGAAGCTATCGCAAAGAACCTTAAAGTGATGTCAGGTCTTAAAGTTCCAGTGATCTGTAACGTTGTAGGTGAAGGCGGTTCAGGTGGTGCTCTCGCGATTGGTGTGGGTGACTACGTGAACATGCTTCAGTACTCTACGTACTCAGTAATTTCACCGGAAGGTTGTGCTTCTATTTTGTGGCGCGACTCTGATAAAGCTCCTCAGGCGGCAGAAGCAATGGGTCTGACTGCACCTCGTCTTAAAGAGCTTGAGCTGATCGATGAAATTATCGAAGAGCCTCTGGGCGGTGCACATCGTAATCATGTTCAAATGGCAGAAAACATGAAAGCAACTCTGCTTCGTCAGCTGGAGGAGTTAGTACATCTAGATAAAGAAGCGTTGCGTGAGCGTCGTTACCAGCGTCTGATGAGCTACGGTTACTGCTGA
- the dnaE gene encoding DNA polymerase III subunit alpha — protein sequence MSDPKFIHLRVHSDFSMVDGINKVPPIVKKVAELGMPAMALTDFTNLCGLVKFYGTAHGCGVKPIIGADFKMQSDEFGEELTQLTVLATDNAGYKNLTLLISKAYLRGHVQHQPVIDKTWLAEMSEGLIVLSGAKNGDIGKALLKGNRKLVESCVEFYKQHFPDRYYLELIRTGRPDEETYLHFAVELAEQVDLPVVATNEVVFLSADRFDAHEIRVAIHDGYTLEDPRRPKNYSPQQYLRSEEEMCELFADIPEALENSVEIAKRCNVTVRLGEYFLPAFPTEGMEETEFLVKKSEEGLEERLEFLFPDEEERARRRPEYDDRLKIELEVINNMGFPGYFLIVMEFIQWSKDNDIPVGPGRGSGAGSLVAYALKITDLDPLEYDLLFERFLNPERVSMPDFDVDFCMDKRDRVIDHVAEMYGRDAVSQIITFGTMAAKAVIRDVGRVLGHPFGFVDRISKLVPPDPGMTLEKAFKAEPALPELYEADEEVKELIDMCRILEGCTRNAGKHAGGVVISPTTITDFAPIYADSEGHFPVTQFDKNDVETAGLVKFDFLGLRTLTIIDWALGLINPRLQREGKPPVRIESIPLDDAASFRLLQNSETTAVFQLESRGMKELIKRLQPDCFEDIIALVALFRPGPLQSGMVDNFIDRKHGREAISYPDEKWQHESLKEILDPTYGIILYQEQVMQIAQVLSGYTLGGADMLRRAMGKKKPEEMAKQRATFEAGAVENGVDGELAMKIFDLVEKFAGYGFNKSHSAAYALVSYQTLWLKMHYPAEFMAAVMTADMDNTEKVVGLVDECFRMKLTVLPPDINSGLYRFNVDENGAIVYGIGAIKGVGEGPIDAILEARNKGGHFKDLFDFCARIDLKRVNKRVIEKLIYAGALDRLGPHRAAMMASLNDAVKAASQHHQAEAFGQGDMFGVLTDAPEEVENKYTQVPPWPEKVWLEGERETLGLYLTGHPINAYLKELNKYTSCRLKDATPTRRDQSVTVAGLVIAARVMTTKRGTRIGIMTLDDRSGRMEVMLFSDALDRYAELLEKDRILVVSGQVSFDDFNGGLKMSAREVMDLGSAREKYARGLSVSIDANQINDQFFEQFSRILEPHKAGTVPVNVYYQRADARARLTLGTEWRVTPSDTLIDDLKQLLGSTQVELEFN from the coding sequence ATGTCAGATCCCAAATTCATTCACCTTCGTGTTCATAGTGATTTCTCGATGGTGGATGGTATCAACAAAGTTCCACCGATAGTTAAGAAAGTCGCCGAGCTTGGCATGCCTGCGATGGCATTGACCGATTTCACCAACCTGTGTGGTTTGGTGAAATTTTATGGCACTGCGCATGGCTGCGGTGTGAAACCGATCATCGGCGCAGATTTCAAAATGCAATCTGATGAGTTCGGTGAGGAGCTGACACAGTTAACAGTACTGGCTACCGATAATGCCGGTTACAAAAACCTGACATTGCTTATTTCCAAAGCCTATCTGCGCGGGCACGTCCAGCATCAGCCGGTTATTGATAAAACCTGGCTGGCAGAAATGTCGGAAGGCTTGATTGTCCTTTCCGGCGCTAAGAATGGTGATATCGGTAAGGCGTTGCTCAAAGGTAACCGTAAGTTGGTCGAAAGCTGCGTTGAGTTTTATAAGCAGCATTTCCCTGATCGTTATTATTTGGAACTCATTCGTACCGGTCGTCCGGACGAAGAAACTTATCTGCACTTTGCAGTTGAACTGGCAGAGCAAGTTGATCTCCCTGTTGTGGCGACAAACGAAGTCGTATTCCTAAGTGCTGATCGCTTCGATGCTCATGAAATTCGTGTTGCAATCCATGACGGTTACACCTTAGAAGACCCGCGCAGACCAAAAAATTACAGCCCGCAGCAGTACCTTCGTAGTGAAGAAGAGATGTGTGAGCTGTTTGCTGACATTCCTGAAGCACTGGAAAACAGTGTCGAAATTGCTAAGCGCTGTAACGTTACTGTGCGTCTTGGTGAATACTTCCTGCCCGCTTTCCCGACCGAAGGGATGGAAGAAACCGAATTCCTGGTTAAAAAATCGGAAGAGGGTTTAGAGGAGCGACTTGAGTTTCTGTTCCCGGATGAAGAAGAGCGCGCGAGACGCCGCCCGGAATACGATGACCGCCTTAAAATCGAACTTGAAGTAATCAACAACATGGGTTTCCCGGGTTACTTCCTGATCGTAATGGAGTTCATTCAGTGGTCAAAAGATAACGATATCCCGGTGGGACCTGGTCGTGGTTCAGGTGCCGGTTCTTTGGTGGCGTATGCACTGAAAATTACGGATCTCGATCCGCTTGAGTACGACTTGCTATTCGAACGTTTCCTGAACCCGGAACGTGTTTCGATGCCCGATTTCGACGTCGACTTCTGTATGGATAAGCGCGACCGCGTGATCGACCACGTGGCCGAAATGTACGGCCGTGATGCGGTATCTCAGATCATTACCTTTGGTACCATGGCGGCCAAAGCGGTAATTCGCGACGTGGGACGTGTACTCGGACATCCATTCGGTTTTGTTGACCGAATCTCCAAGCTGGTGCCACCCGATCCGGGGATGACGCTTGAGAAAGCGTTTAAGGCTGAACCTGCACTACCTGAGCTGTATGAGGCGGATGAGGAAGTTAAAGAACTCATCGATATGTGTCGCATATTAGAAGGTTGTACCCGAAACGCAGGTAAGCACGCGGGTGGTGTGGTTATCTCGCCAACCACAATTACGGATTTTGCGCCGATTTATGCGGACTCCGAAGGTCATTTTCCGGTTACTCAGTTCGATAAAAACGACGTTGAAACCGCCGGTTTGGTTAAGTTTGACTTCCTGGGTCTGCGCACTCTGACCATCATTGACTGGGCTTTGGGTCTGATTAACCCGCGTTTACAGCGTGAAGGTAAACCACCGGTTCGTATCGAGTCGATTCCTCTTGACGATGCGGCGTCATTCCGCCTATTGCAAAATTCAGAAACTACGGCGGTATTCCAGCTGGAATCACGTGGTATGAAAGAGCTGATCAAACGACTTCAGCCTGACTGTTTTGAAGATATTATCGCACTGGTGGCGCTGTTTCGTCCGGGCCCGCTGCAATCGGGCATGGTAGATAACTTTATCGACCGTAAGCATGGCCGTGAAGCAATCTCTTACCCGGATGAAAAATGGCAACATGAGTCATTAAAAGAAATTCTCGATCCAACTTACGGCATCATCCTGTATCAGGAGCAGGTAATGCAGATTGCACAGGTTCTGTCTGGTTACACCTTGGGTGGTGCGGACATGTTGCGTCGTGCGATGGGTAAGAAAAAGCCGGAAGAGATGGCCAAGCAGCGTGCTACCTTTGAAGCTGGTGCGGTTGAGAACGGTGTCGACGGCGAGTTGGCGATGAAAATCTTCGACTTGGTAGAAAAGTTCGCCGGTTACGGCTTTAACAAATCGCACTCTGCCGCATATGCTTTGGTTTCCTACCAGACGCTGTGGCTGAAAATGCATTATCCAGCGGAGTTCATGGCTGCGGTAATGACCGCCGATATGGATAACACCGAGAAAGTGGTGGGGCTGGTGGACGAATGTTTCCGCATGAAACTGACCGTACTTCCACCAGATATTAACTCGGGTCTATACCGCTTTAATGTCGATGAAAACGGTGCCATTGTTTACGGTATCGGCGCCATTAAAGGGGTTGGTGAAGGGCCGATTGATGCAATTTTGGAAGCACGAAATAAGGGCGGTCACTTTAAAGACCTGTTTGACTTCTGTGCTCGTATCGATCTTAAGCGCGTCAATAAGCGTGTTATTGAAAAACTGATATATGCTGGTGCGCTAGACCGACTTGGCCCGCATCGAGCTGCGATGATGGCATCGTTGAATGATGCGGTAAAAGCGGCGAGTCAACATCACCAGGCTGAGGCATTCGGACAAGGGGATATGTTCGGTGTCCTGACTGATGCGCCAGAAGAAGTTGAAAACAAATATACCCAAGTCCCTCCATGGCCTGAGAAAGTATGGTTGGAAGGTGAGCGTGAGACTCTTGGCTTATATTTGACCGGACATCCCATTAACGCGTATTTGAAGGAACTAAACAAATACACCAGTTGTCGACTAAAAGACGCGACTCCGACACGACGAGATCAATCAGTGACCGTCGCAGGCTTAGTAATCGCCGCCCGGGTTATGACCACCAAGCGTGGAACTCGTATCGGTATCATGACACTGGATGACCGAAGTGGTCGAATGGAAGTGATGTTATTCTCCGATGCGCTAGATCGGTATGCAGAACTTCTCGAAAAAGACAGAATTTTAGTGGTTTCCGGACAGGTCAGCTTTGATGACTTCAATGGTGGCCTTAAAATGTCGGCGCGTGAAGTGATGGATCTTGGCAGCGCGCGCGAAAAATACGCTCGTGGTTTATCGGTATCGATTGATGCAAATCAGATCAATGATCAGTTCTTCGAGCAGTTCAGTCGTATTTTAGAACCGCACAAAGCCGGAACCGTACCCGTCAATGTATACTACCAGCGTGCCGACGCCAGAGCGCGGTTAACATTGGGCACCGAGTGGCGAGTAACGCCTAGTGATACATTAATAGACGACTTAAAACAGTTACTTGGTTCAACCCAGGTAGAACTTGAATTTAACTAA
- the rnhB gene encoding ribonuclease HII, producing MVAKATSVKTTSVKTGSTKAKSPKTNTTKAKVELPPFEYPKGYQLIAGVDEVGRGPLVGDVVTAAVILDPNNPIEGLNDSKKLSEKKRLALLPEIKEKALAWAVGRCSPQEIDELNILQATMVAMQRAIAGLNVQPELVLIDGNRCPDLPMDAQAVVKGDLRVAEISAASIIAKVVRDNEMEELDKLYPQFGFAKHKGYPTKAHFEAIEQHGVIEEHRKSFKPVKKVLGIVD from the coding sequence ATGGTTGCGAAAGCTACGTCCGTAAAAACTACGTCTGTAAAAACTGGGTCTACCAAAGCTAAGTCTCCCAAAACCAATACGACGAAAGCGAAAGTCGAACTTCCGCCGTTTGAATATCCTAAGGGCTATCAGCTCATTGCCGGTGTTGATGAGGTCGGGCGTGGTCCCTTGGTTGGCGATGTGGTAACTGCTGCAGTAATTTTGGATCCCAATAATCCGATTGAAGGCTTAAATGACTCTAAAAAGCTCAGTGAGAAAAAGCGCTTAGCTCTTCTGCCTGAGATTAAAGAAAAAGCACTAGCCTGGGCGGTAGGTCGATGTTCTCCCCAAGAAATTGATGAACTAAATATTTTGCAAGCGACAATGGTTGCGATGCAACGTGCAATTGCCGGTTTAAATGTTCAGCCGGAGCTGGTACTTATTGATGGCAATCGCTGCCCTGATCTTCCAATGGATGCACAAGCGGTGGTAAAGGGAGATTTGCGCGTAGCTGAGATAAGTGCAGCGTCCATTATTGCTAAAGTAGTGCGTGATAACGAGATGGAAGAGTTGGACAAGTTATATCCGCAGTTTGGCTTTGCCAAGCACAAGGGCTATCCAACTAAAGCACATTTTGAAGCGATAGAACAACATGGTGTCATTGAAGAGCATCGCAAGAGCTTTAAGCCGGTAAAAAAAGTACTCGGCATTGTTGATTAA
- the lpxB gene encoding lipid-A-disaccharide synthase, translating into MEKPLRIGIIAGELSGDTLGEGFIKAVKEQYPNAEFVGIGGPKMIAQGCESLFDMEELAVMGLVEVLGRLPRLLKVKAELVKYFTQNPPDVFVGIDAPDFNLRLELDLKQAGIKTVHYVSPSVWAWRQKRIFKIEAATNLVLAFLPFEKAFYDKFNVPCEFIGHTLADSIPLESDKASAREILALEQDKQWLAVLPGSRGSELKMLSQPFIETCKLLHQKYPDLGFVVALVNQKRREQFEQVWKEHAPELDFKLVDDTARNVITASDAVMLASGTVALECMLLKRPMVVGYRVNALTAFLAKRLLKTQYVSLPNILADKELVKEYLQEDCTAENLFDEVARLLESDNQEMLDKFTEMHHWIRKDADHQAANAVLKLIER; encoded by the coding sequence ATGGAAAAACCATTACGAATTGGCATCATCGCCGGAGAACTTTCCGGTGATACTTTGGGTGAAGGCTTTATCAAAGCCGTTAAAGAACAGTATCCAAATGCTGAATTTGTGGGTATTGGCGGCCCCAAAATGATTGCTCAAGGGTGTGAGTCTCTCTTCGATATGGAAGAGCTGGCTGTCATGGGCTTGGTAGAAGTGCTTGGGCGTTTACCTCGCTTACTCAAAGTTAAAGCTGAACTGGTTAAATACTTTACTCAAAACCCACCGGACGTCTTTGTCGGCATTGATGCACCCGATTTCAATTTACGTCTTGAACTAGACCTTAAACAAGCGGGTATCAAGACGGTTCATTATGTCAGTCCATCAGTTTGGGCTTGGCGACAGAAACGTATTTTCAAGATTGAAGCAGCAACTAATCTGGTTTTAGCCTTCCTGCCGTTTGAAAAAGCTTTTTACGACAAGTTTAATGTGCCATGTGAATTCATCGGCCACACGTTAGCGGACTCGATTCCTCTTGAGTCAGACAAAGCATCTGCACGTGAGATACTAGCACTAGAGCAAGATAAACAATGGCTAGCTGTTTTGCCGGGAAGTCGCGGCAGCGAACTGAAAATGCTCTCGCAGCCATTTATTGAAACCTGTAAATTACTGCACCAGAAATACCCCGACTTAGGCTTTGTCGTTGCACTGGTAAACCAAAAACGCCGTGAGCAGTTTGAGCAAGTTTGGAAAGAACATGCGCCCGAGCTGGATTTTAAGCTGGTGGACGATACCGCTCGGAATGTAATTACGGCGTCGGACGCAGTAATGCTGGCTTCGGGTACCGTTGCTCTGGAGTGCATGTTGCTTAAACGCCCAATGGTTGTTGGTTATCGGGTCAATGCGCTGACTGCTTTCCTGGCCAAGCGTCTGTTGAAAACGCAATACGTGTCACTGCCGAATATTCTCGCCGACAAAGAGTTGGTCAAAGAGTACCTGCAAGAAGATTGTACCGCGGAAAACTTGTTTGATGAGGTCGCTCGTCTGCTAGAGAGTGATAACCAAGAGATGTTAGACAAGTTTACCGAAATGCATCACTGGATACGTAAAGACGCGGATCACCAAGCTGCAAACGCAGTACTAAAATTGATAGAAAGGTAG
- the lpxA gene encoding acyl-ACP--UDP-N-acetylglucosamine O-acyltransferase, which produces MIHETAKIHPAAVVEEGAIIGANVTVGPFTYITSTVEIGEGTEVMSHVVIKGHTKIGKDNRIFPHAVIGEENQDKKYGGEDTTVVIGDRNVIREAVQVHRGTVQDKATTIIGDDNLLCVNAHIAHDVVVGNHTHIGNNSILGGHVTVEDHAGVMALSAIHPFCTVGAYAYVGGCSAVVQDIPAYVLAQGNHATPFGLNLVGLKRNGFEKPEIRALQKAYKEIYRSGKTLEEVKPVLAEMAQEWPAVKRFCDILETTERGIIR; this is translated from the coding sequence ATGATTCATGAAACCGCTAAAATCCACCCGGCAGCGGTGGTAGAAGAAGGCGCAATTATTGGCGCTAATGTGACTGTTGGTCCATTCACTTACATCACCTCTACGGTTGAAATTGGTGAAGGCACCGAAGTGATGTCGCATGTTGTTATTAAAGGCCATACAAAAATTGGTAAAGATAACCGCATTTTCCCGCATGCTGTGATTGGTGAAGAGAACCAAGATAAGAAATACGGCGGAGAAGATACAACTGTGGTTATCGGTGACCGCAATGTGATTCGCGAAGCGGTTCAGGTTCACCGTGGCACTGTGCAAGACAAAGCAACGACTATCATTGGCGATGATAATCTGCTGTGTGTTAATGCGCACATCGCTCATGACGTTGTTGTAGGTAACCACACTCATATTGGTAACAACTCGATTCTTGGTGGTCACGTCACGGTTGAAGATCATGCCGGAGTTATGGCTCTGTCTGCGATTCATCCATTCTGTACTGTTGGTGCATATGCTTACGTTGGCGGCTGTTCTGCTGTTGTTCAGGACATTCCGGCGTATGTCCTTGCACAAGGTAACCATGCAACACCGTTTGGTTTGAATTTGGTTGGGTTGAAGCGTAACGGCTTCGAGAAACCAGAGATTCGTGCGTTGCAAAAGGCGTATAAAGAAATCTACCGTTCTGGTAAAACTCTGGAAGAAGTGAAACCTGTCTTAGCTGAAATGGCGCAAGAGTGGCCGGCAGTAAAGCGTTTCTGTGACATTCTGGAAACTACGGAACGTGGCATCATTCGTTAA
- the fabZ gene encoding 3-hydroxyacyl-ACP dehydratase FabZ: protein MTTEKKTMNISEIQELLPHRYPFLLIDRVIDFEEGKYLHAIKNVSVNEPQFTGHFPQLPVFPGVLILEAMAQATGLLGFKSFGAPADNELYYFASVDGAKFRKPVVPGDQMIIEVEFIKERRGIAAFSGVAKVDGEVVCSAELKCARREF, encoded by the coding sequence TTGACTACTGAAAAGAAAACGATGAACATCTCTGAGATTCAAGAGCTTTTACCTCATCGCTACCCATTCTTATTGATCGACCGAGTGATTGATTTTGAAGAAGGCAAGTACCTTCACGCAATCAAAAATGTGTCGGTTAACGAGCCTCAGTTTACAGGTCACTTTCCTCAGCTGCCAGTATTCCCTGGCGTTTTGATTTTGGAAGCTATGGCTCAGGCTACGGGTCTATTAGGATTTAAATCATTTGGCGCACCAGCAGATAATGAGCTGTACTACTTTGCAAGTGTTGACGGTGCTAAGTTCCGTAAACCAGTAGTACCAGGCGATCAGATGATTATTGAAGTAGAATTTATCAAAGAGCGCCGCGGCATTGCTGCATTTAGTGGTGTGGCAAAAGTAGACGGCGAAGTAGTATGTTCAGCAGAACTGAAGTGTGCTCGTCGAGAGTTTTAA